A window of Ranitomeya variabilis isolate aRanVar5 chromosome 2, aRanVar5.hap1, whole genome shotgun sequence contains these coding sequences:
- the LOC143810225 gene encoding interleukin-17A-like — protein MVFSTLLLLIFISCVHGREEQVPGADDWETPLVSSGGCPFTPDTTFPPRVKVDMKVGGGSSAQLMADSVRSRSISPWEYSSNVDSNRLPVVINEARCLHRGCLDPEGHVDLSMNSVPIRQEVLVLRREMRGCVPIHRLEKQLVTVGCTCVRPIIQYLE, from the exons GTTTTCTCCACTTTGCTTCTTCTGATCTTCATCTCTTGTGTCCATGGAAGAGAAGAGCAGGTCCCTGGTGCTGATGACTGGGAGACCCCTCTCGTGTCCAGCGGGGGATGTCCCTTCACTCCGGACACCACATTTCCTCCACGTGTGAAGGTGGATATGAAGGTCGGCGGTGGGAGTTCTGCACAACTAATGGCGGACAGTGTGAGGAGCCGCTCCATCTCTCCATGGGAATACAG CTCTAATGTGGACAGTAACAGGCTCCCTGTGGTCATCAACGAGGCCCGATGTCTCCACCGCGGATGTTTGGACCCGGAGGGTCACGTGGACCTCAGCATGAACTCAGTCCCCATCAGACAGGAGGTCCTGGTCCTGCGTCGTGAGATGAGAGGATGTGTCCCCATCCATAGGCTGGAGAAGCAGCTGGTCACGGTGGGCTGCACCTGTGTCCGGCCCATCATCCAGTACCTGGAGTAG